In a genomic window of Sarcophilus harrisii chromosome 4, mSarHar1.11, whole genome shotgun sequence:
- the EIF4G1 gene encoding eukaryotic translation initiation factor 4 gamma 1 isoform X8 produces MMIPSQISYPPSQGAYYIPGQGRSTYVVPTQQYPVQPGAPSFYPGASPTEFGTYAGAYYPAQGVQQFPPGVAPAPVMMNQPPQIPPKRERKTVSRGGRGESGLWEGGGKIRIRDPNQGGKDITEEIMSGARTSSTPTPPQTGGGLEPQANGETPQVAVIVRPDERPQEVTAGARPGAGPERSPSESPSQPSSPSPAPSPPPPALQPGPEPGLPVVPITEDAMTAAVIMQLPVEEAASTAHEASQPPCPAPAPPQPRASPGPSPEAEVTSAPAAPEPATAQAPGLQQSPDTALSPEPNGVAPAEEPEAQPEVGQAEAVPVPPPPPACPQEFTVVAPTAQPEELPNGAPSPPATDLSPIAEPEEPAEEVAVAAAAPAPAPAPALPTLPADLPGPPAAPPAQEEELENEEEEEEEDEEEGETEGEKGGEESLPPETTPTPAPLPQSLDETATQVVAISVPKKRRRIKELNKKETVGDLLDAFKEGNEGTPELEKQSPAGSAPTPEPEGSPRSPRPEEADETWEEKEDKMDDAENIQPGDQKYQYKSDQWKPLNPEEKKRYDREFLLGFQFIFASMQKPEGLPHISDVVLDKANKTPLRPLDPTRLTIMNSGPDFTPSFANLGRPNLSNRGPPRGPGGGPGNELPRGPPAGLGPRRSQQGLRKEPRKIIATVLLSEDVKLNKAEKAWKPSSKRGPTEKDRGEEDADGSKTQDLFRRVRSILNKLTPQMFQQLMKQVQQLAIDTEERLKGVIDLIFEKAISEPNFSVAYANMCRCLMGLKVPTTDKPTVTVNFRKLLLNRCQKEFEKDKDDDEVFEKKQKEMDEAATAEERGRLKEELEEARDVARRRSLGNIKFIGELFKLKMLTEAIMHDCVVKLLKNHDEESLECLCRLLTTIGKDLDFEKAKPRMDQYFNQMEKIIKEKKTSSRIRFMLQDVLDLRRSSWVPRRGDQGPKTIDQIHKEAEMEEHREHIKVQQLMAKGGDKRRGPPGPPPGSRGGLIVDDGGWNTVPISKGSRPIDTSRLTKITKPGSIDSNNQLFAPGGRLSWGKGSSGGMGAKPSDSATETARPSTSTLNRFSALQQAAPAESADSRRVVQRSSLSRERGEKAGDRGDRLERSERGGERGDRLDRARAQIPKRSFSKEVEERSRERPLQAEGLRKAASLTEERDRSRDAVKREGASAPSGPPKAALSEEELEKKSKAIIEEFLHLNDMKEAVQCVQELASPSLLFIFVRNGIESTLERSTIAREHMGQLLHQLLCAGHLSTAQYYQGLHEILEVAEDMEIDIPHVWLYLAELVTPILREGGVPMGEFFREISKPLKPLGKASPLLLEILGLLCKSVGHKKVGVLWREAGLSWKEFLREDQDINSFVTEQKVEYTLGEESEPPSRRELSPDELSQQLKKLLKESTSNQRIYDWIEANLSEQQVASNILVRALMTAVCYSAIIFESPLRVDVAVLKARAKLLQKYVNDEQKELQALYALQALVVTLEQPANLLRMFFDALYDEDVVKEEAFYSWESSKDPAEQQGKGVALKSVTAFFTWLREAEDESDHN; encoded by the exons ATGATGATCCCCTCCCAGATCTCCTACCCGCCCTCCCAAGGCGCCTACTACATCCCTGGACAG ggcCGATCCACATATGTTGTCCCAACCCAGCAGTATCCAGTGCAACCTGGAGCCCCCAGCTTCTACCCCGGAGCCAGCCCCACTGAATTTGGGACCTACG CCGGTGCTTACTATCCAGCCCAGGGCGTGCAACAGTTTCCACCTGGCGTGGCCCCCGCCCCAGTCATGATGAACCAGCCACCCCAGATCCCTCCCAAGAGGGAACGAAAGACGGTGAGCCGCGGCGGCCGGGGAGAGTCGGGGCTCTGGGAAGGAGGCGGCAAG ATTCGGATCCGAGATCCCAACCAGGGAGGGAAGGATATCACAGAGGAGATCATGTCTGGGGCCCGGACCTCCTCCACTCCCACTCCTCCCCAG ACAGGAGGAGGTCTGGAGCCTCAGGCTAACGGGGAGACTCCCCAGGTCGCTGTCATCGTCCGCCCAG ATGAACGACCTCAGGAAGTGACCGCGGGGGCCCGGCCAGGGGCTGGCCCAGAGCGCAGCCCCTCCGAATCTCCATCCCAGCCATCCTCTCCTTCCCCGGCCCCGTCACCGCCACCTCCAGCTCTACAGCCAGGGCCCGAGCCGGGGCTCCCGGTTGTCCCCATTACCGAGGACGCGATGACAGCCGCCGTGATAATGCAGTTGCCTGTCGAGGAAGCCGCCTCCACTGCCCACGAAGCCTCACAGCCGCCCTGCCCTGCTCCTGCGCCGCCACAGCCCCGCGCCTCTCCCGGACCCTCCCCGGAGGCAGAAGTGACTAGTGCTCCAGCGGCCCCCGAGCCTGCCACTGCCCAGGCTCCCGGCCTCCAACAGTCTCCAGACACGGCGCTTTCCCCCGAGCCCAACGGCGTGGCCCCCGCGGAGGAGCCCGAGGCCCAGCCAGAGGTGGGCCAGGCTGAAGCGGTTCCAGTGCCGCCACCCCCCCCAGCCTGCCCCCAGGAATTCACAGTTGTGGCCCCTACGGCCCAGCCTGAGGAGCTGCCCAACGGGGCCCCCTCTCCCCCTGCCACGGACCTGAGCCCTATTGCTGAGCCCGAGGAGCCGGCTGAGGAGgtggcggtggcggcggcggcgccaGCGCCGGCACCAGCGCCGGCACTCCCCACCCTCCCTGCCGACCTTCCCGGGCCACCTGCTGCACCTCCTGCCCAGGAGGAAGAGCtagagaatgaggaggaggaggaggaggaggacgaggaggaaggggagactgaaggggagaagggaggagaggaatcGTTGCCCCCTGAgaccacccccaccccagccccccTTCCCCAGAGCCTTGACGAGACAGCCACCCAAG TGGTGGCGATATCTGTGCCAAAGAAGAGACGGAGAATCAAGGAGCTGAACAAAAAGGAGACCGTGGGGGACCTGCTGGACGCCTTCAAGGAG GGGAACGAGGGCACGCCGGAGCTGGAGAAGCAGTCCCCCGCGGGCAGTGCCCCCACCCCCGAGCCTGAGGGCAGCCCCCGGAGCCCCCGTCCCGAGGAGGCTGACGAAAcctgggaggaaaaggaagacaagATGGATGACGCTGAGAACATCCAGCCTGGGGACCAGAAGTACCAGTACAAGTCAG ATCAGTGGAAGCCGCTAAATCCAGAGGAGAAGAAGCGCTATGACCGGGAGTTCCTGCTTGGATTCCAGTTCATTTTTGCCAGTATGCAGAAGCCGGAGGGCCTGCCCCACATCAGTGACGTGGTGTTAGACAAG GCCAACAAGACACCCCTACGGCCGCTGGACCCCACCCGACTAACGATCATGAACTCCGGCCCCGACTTCACCCCATCTTTCGCCAACCTGGGTCGGCCCAACCTCAGCAATCGAGGACCCCCGAGAGGGCCCGGTGGAGGACCAGGCAACGAGCTGCCCCGGGGCCCG CCGGCCGGCCTCGGCCCCCGGCGCTCCCAGCAGGGCCTCCGGAAGGAGCCGCGCAAGATCATTGCCACCGTGCTGCTCAGCGAGGATGTGAAGCTTAACAAGGCAGAGAAGGCCTGGAAGCCCAGCAGTAAGCGCGGCCCCACGGAAAAGGACCGGGGAGAGGAAGACGCGGATGGCAGCAAAACCCAG GACCTGTTCCGAAGGGTGCGCTCCATCCTGAACAAGCTGACGCCCCAGATGTTCCAGCAGCTGATGAAGCAGGTGCAGCAGCTGGCCATCGACACGGAGGAGCGCCTCAAGGGGGTCATCGACCTCATCTTTGAGAAGGCCATCTCGGAGCCCAACTTCTCGGTGGCCTACGCCAACATGTGCCGCTGCCTCATGGGG CTGAAGGTGCCCACCACCGACAAGCCCACGGTCACTGTCAACTTCCGGAAGCTGCTGCTGAACAGGTGCCAGAAGGAATTTGAGAAGGACAAGGACGACGATGAAGTGTTCGAGAAGAAGCAGAAGGAGATGGACGAGGCTGCGACG GCAGAGGAACGGGGTCGCCTGAAGGAGGAGCTGGAGGAGGCCCGAGACGTGGCCCGACGGCGCTCCCTAGGCAACATCAAGTTCATCGGGGAGCTGTTCAAGCTGAAGATGCTGACGGAGGCCATCATGCACGACTGCGTGGTCAAGCTGCTGAAGAACCACGACGAGGAGTCTCTGGAGTGCCTCTGCCGGCTGCTCACCACCATCGGCAAAGACCTGGACTTCGAGAAGGCCAAG CCCCGCATGGATCAGTACTTCAACCAAATGGAGAAGATCATCAAGGAGAAGAAGACTTCGTCGCGGATCCGGTTTATGCTGCAGGACGTGCTGGATCTCCGAAGA AGCAGCTGGGTGCCCCGCCGCGGAGACCAGGGCCCCAAGACCATCGACCAGATTCACAAGGAGGCCGAGATGGAGGAACATCGTGAGCACATCAAAGTCCAGCAGCTCATGGCCAAGGGCGGGGACAAGCGTCGGGGGCCTCCAGGGCCTCCCCCAGGCA GCCGAGGGGGTCTGATCGTGGATGACGGAGGCTGGAATACTGTTCCTATCAGTAAAGGCAGCCGCCCCATTGATACCTCCCGACTCACCAAGATCACCAAG CCTGGATCCATTGACTCCAACAACCAGCTCTTTGCCCCTGGGGGACGCTTGAGTTGGGGCAAGGGCAGCAGTGGGGGCATGGGAGCCAAGCCTTCGGATTCAG CCACCGAGACAGCCCGACCATCCACTAGCACCTTGAACCGTTTCTCAGCCCTTCAGCAGGCAGCCCCCGCAGAGAGCGCAGACTCAAGGCGCGTGGTGCAAAG GAGCAGTCTGAGCCGGGAACGTGGCGAGAAAGCTGGGGACCGCGGGGACCGCCTGGAGCGTAGCGAGCGGGGAGGGGAGCGCGGGGACCGCCTGGACCGCGCTCGGGCCCAGATCCCCAAGCGGAGCTTCAGCAAGGAGGTGGAGGAGCGGAGCCGAGAGCGGCCTCTCCAAGCGGAGGGGCTGCGCAAGGCGGCCAGCCTGACCGAGGAGCGGGACCGCAGTCGGGACGCAG TGAAGCGGGAGGGAGCCTCTGCCCCCTCTGGACCCCCCAAGGCTGCGCTGTCTGAGGAAGAGCTGGAGAAGAAGTCAAAAGCCATCATTGAGGAGTTCCTGCATCTCAATGACATGAAG GAAGCGGTACAGTGTGTGCAGGAGCTCGCCTCGCCCTCGCTGCTTTTCATTTTCGTGCGGAACGGCATTGAGTCGACCCTGGAGCGCAGCACCATTGCCCGGGAGCACATGGGCCAGCTGTTGCACCAGCTTCTCTGTGCCGGGCACCTCAGCACCGCTCAATATTACCAAGG GCTCCATGAGATCCTGGAGGTGGCTGAAGACATGGAAATCGACATCCCCCACGTGTGGCTGTACTTGGCAGAACTGGTGACGCCTATCCTTCGGGAAGGCGGGGTGCCCATGGGGGAGTTCTTCAG GGAAATATCGAAGCCGCTGAAACCCCTAGGCAAAGCTTCCCCTCTGCTACTGGAGATCCTGGGGCTCCTGTGCAAAAGTGTG ggtcacaaaaaAGTTGGGGTACTGTGGCGAGAGGCTGGGCTCAGCTGGAAGGAATTCCTACGTGAGGACCAGGACATCAACTCCTTTGTTACTGAGCAG AAAGTGGAATACACCCTGGGAGAGGAGTCGGAACCTCCGAGCCGACGAGAGCTTTCCCCCGACGAGCTGAGCCAGCAGCTGAAGAAGCTGCTTAAGGAGAGCACCAGCAACCAGAGAATCTATGACTGGATAGAG GCCAACCTGAGCGAGCAGCAGGTGGCTTCCAATATCTTGGTCCGTGCACTCATGACCGCCGTCTGCTATTCAGCCATCATTT TCGAGTCCCCCCTGCGGGTGGATGTGGCCGTCCTGAAGGCCCGAGCGAAACTTCTACAGAAATATGTGAATGATGAGCAGAAGGAGCTGCAGGCGCTCTATGCCCTCCAGGCGCTGGTGGTCACCCTGGAGCAGCCAGCCA ACCTACTACGCATGTTCTTCGACGCGCTCTACGATGAGGACGTAGTCAAAGAGGAGGCCTTCTACAGCTGGGAGAGCAGCAAGGACCCCGCCGAGCAGCAGGGCAAGGGCGTGGCCCTCAAGTCTGTCACTGCCTTCTTCACGTGGCTGCGCGAGGCCGAGGACGAGTCTGACCACAACTGA
- the EIF4G1 gene encoding eukaryotic translation initiation factor 4 gamma 1 isoform X2 encodes MPRARRPQRGFVVSRGDPPLFLHRCWGDPDVAPNEMNKAPQPTGPPPAPSPGLPQPAFPPGQTAPVVFNPPPATQMNTPSQPRQGGFRSLQHFYPSRAQPPSSAASRVQSAAPTRPGPAAHVYPAGSQVMMIPSQISYPPSQGAYYIPGQGRSTYVVPTQQYPVQPGAPSFYPGASPTEFGTYAQGVQQFPPGVAPAPVMMNQPPQIPPKRERKTVSRGGRGESGLWEGGGKIRIRDPNQGGKDITEEIMSGARTSSTPTPPQTGGGLEPQANGETPQVAVIVRPDERPQEVTAGARPGAGPERSPSESPSQPSSPSPAPSPPPPALQPGPEPGLPVVPITEDAMTAAVIMQLPVEEAASTAHEASQPPCPAPAPPQPRASPGPSPEAEVTSAPAAPEPATAQAPGLQQSPDTALSPEPNGVAPAEEPEAQPEVGQAEAVPVPPPPPACPQEFTVVAPTAQPEELPNGAPSPPATDLSPIAEPEEPAEEVAVAAAAPAPAPAPALPTLPADLPGPPAAPPAQEEELENEEEEEEEDEEEGETEGEKGGEESLPPETTPTPAPLPQSLDETATQVVAISVPKKRRRIKELNKKETVGDLLDAFKEGNEGTPELEKQSPAGSAPTPEPEGSPRSPRPEEADETWEEKEDKMDDAENIQPGDQKYQYKSDQWKPLNPEEKKRYDREFLLGFQFIFASMQKPEGLPHISDVVLDKANKTPLRPLDPTRLTIMNSGPDFTPSFANLGRPNLSNRGPPRGPGGGPGNELPRGPPAGLGPRRSQQGLRKEPRKIIATVLLSEDVKLNKAEKAWKPSSKRGPTEKDRGEEDADGSKTQDLFRRVRSILNKLTPQMFQQLMKQVQQLAIDTEERLKGVIDLIFEKAISEPNFSVAYANMCRCLMGLKVPTTDKPTVTVNFRKLLLNRCQKEFEKDKDDDEVFEKKQKEMDEAATAEERGRLKEELEEARDVARRRSLGNIKFIGELFKLKMLTEAIMHDCVVKLLKNHDEESLECLCRLLTTIGKDLDFEKAKPRMDQYFNQMEKIIKEKKTSSRIRFMLQDVLDLRRSSWVPRRGDQGPKTIDQIHKEAEMEEHREHIKVQQLMAKGGDKRRGPPGPPPGSRGGLIVDDGGWNTVPISKGSRPIDTSRLTKITKPGSIDSNNQLFAPGGRLSWGKGSSGGMGAKPSDSATETARPSTSTLNRFSALQQAAPAESADSRRVVQRSSLSRERGEKAGDRGDRLERSERGGERGDRLDRARAQIPKRSFSKEVEERSRERPLQAEGLRKAASLTEERDRSRDAVKREGASAPSGPPKAALSEEELEKKSKAIIEEFLHLNDMKEAVQCVQELASPSLLFIFVRNGIESTLERSTIAREHMGQLLHQLLCAGHLSTAQYYQGLHEILEVAEDMEIDIPHVWLYLAELVTPILREGGVPMGEFFREISKPLKPLGKASPLLLEILGLLCKSVGHKKVGVLWREAGLSWKEFLREDQDINSFVTEQKVEYTLGEESEPPSRRELSPDELSQQLKKLLKESTSNQRIYDWIEANLSEQQVASNILVRALMTAVCYSAIIFESPLRVDVAVLKARAKLLQKYVNDEQKELQALYALQALVVTLEQPANLLRMFFDALYDEDVVKEEAFYSWESSKDPAEQQGKGVALKSVTAFFTWLREAEDESDHN; translated from the exons CCGGCGTTCCCCCCGGGGCAGACGGCACCGGTGGTGTTTAACCCGCCACCAGCGACCCAAATGAACACGCCTTCTCAGCCCCGCCAG GGAGGATTCAGGTCTCTGCAG CATTTCTATCCAAGCCGGGCTCAGCCCCCCAGTAGCGCAGCCTCCCGAGTGCAGAGTGCAGCCCCCACCAGGCCTGGCCCGGCTGCCCACGTCTATCCTGCGGGTTCCCAGGTGATGATGATCCCCTCCCAGATCTCCTACCCGCCCTCCCAAGGCGCCTACTACATCCCTGGACAG ggcCGATCCACATATGTTGTCCCAACCCAGCAGTATCCAGTGCAACCTGGAGCCCCCAGCTTCTACCCCGGAGCCAGCCCCACTGAATTTGGGACCTACG CCCAGGGCGTGCAACAGTTTCCACCTGGCGTGGCCCCCGCCCCAGTCATGATGAACCAGCCACCCCAGATCCCTCCCAAGAGGGAACGAAAGACGGTGAGCCGCGGCGGCCGGGGAGAGTCGGGGCTCTGGGAAGGAGGCGGCAAG ATTCGGATCCGAGATCCCAACCAGGGAGGGAAGGATATCACAGAGGAGATCATGTCTGGGGCCCGGACCTCCTCCACTCCCACTCCTCCCCAG ACAGGAGGAGGTCTGGAGCCTCAGGCTAACGGGGAGACTCCCCAGGTCGCTGTCATCGTCCGCCCAG ATGAACGACCTCAGGAAGTGACCGCGGGGGCCCGGCCAGGGGCTGGCCCAGAGCGCAGCCCCTCCGAATCTCCATCCCAGCCATCCTCTCCTTCCCCGGCCCCGTCACCGCCACCTCCAGCTCTACAGCCAGGGCCCGAGCCGGGGCTCCCGGTTGTCCCCATTACCGAGGACGCGATGACAGCCGCCGTGATAATGCAGTTGCCTGTCGAGGAAGCCGCCTCCACTGCCCACGAAGCCTCACAGCCGCCCTGCCCTGCTCCTGCGCCGCCACAGCCCCGCGCCTCTCCCGGACCCTCCCCGGAGGCAGAAGTGACTAGTGCTCCAGCGGCCCCCGAGCCTGCCACTGCCCAGGCTCCCGGCCTCCAACAGTCTCCAGACACGGCGCTTTCCCCCGAGCCCAACGGCGTGGCCCCCGCGGAGGAGCCCGAGGCCCAGCCAGAGGTGGGCCAGGCTGAAGCGGTTCCAGTGCCGCCACCCCCCCCAGCCTGCCCCCAGGAATTCACAGTTGTGGCCCCTACGGCCCAGCCTGAGGAGCTGCCCAACGGGGCCCCCTCTCCCCCTGCCACGGACCTGAGCCCTATTGCTGAGCCCGAGGAGCCGGCTGAGGAGgtggcggtggcggcggcggcgccaGCGCCGGCACCAGCGCCGGCACTCCCCACCCTCCCTGCCGACCTTCCCGGGCCACCTGCTGCACCTCCTGCCCAGGAGGAAGAGCtagagaatgaggaggaggaggaggaggaggacgaggaggaaggggagactgaaggggagaagggaggagaggaatcGTTGCCCCCTGAgaccacccccaccccagccccccTTCCCCAGAGCCTTGACGAGACAGCCACCCAAG TGGTGGCGATATCTGTGCCAAAGAAGAGACGGAGAATCAAGGAGCTGAACAAAAAGGAGACCGTGGGGGACCTGCTGGACGCCTTCAAGGAG GGGAACGAGGGCACGCCGGAGCTGGAGAAGCAGTCCCCCGCGGGCAGTGCCCCCACCCCCGAGCCTGAGGGCAGCCCCCGGAGCCCCCGTCCCGAGGAGGCTGACGAAAcctgggaggaaaaggaagacaagATGGATGACGCTGAGAACATCCAGCCTGGGGACCAGAAGTACCAGTACAAGTCAG ATCAGTGGAAGCCGCTAAATCCAGAGGAGAAGAAGCGCTATGACCGGGAGTTCCTGCTTGGATTCCAGTTCATTTTTGCCAGTATGCAGAAGCCGGAGGGCCTGCCCCACATCAGTGACGTGGTGTTAGACAAG GCCAACAAGACACCCCTACGGCCGCTGGACCCCACCCGACTAACGATCATGAACTCCGGCCCCGACTTCACCCCATCTTTCGCCAACCTGGGTCGGCCCAACCTCAGCAATCGAGGACCCCCGAGAGGGCCCGGTGGAGGACCAGGCAACGAGCTGCCCCGGGGCCCG CCGGCCGGCCTCGGCCCCCGGCGCTCCCAGCAGGGCCTCCGGAAGGAGCCGCGCAAGATCATTGCCACCGTGCTGCTCAGCGAGGATGTGAAGCTTAACAAGGCAGAGAAGGCCTGGAAGCCCAGCAGTAAGCGCGGCCCCACGGAAAAGGACCGGGGAGAGGAAGACGCGGATGGCAGCAAAACCCAG GACCTGTTCCGAAGGGTGCGCTCCATCCTGAACAAGCTGACGCCCCAGATGTTCCAGCAGCTGATGAAGCAGGTGCAGCAGCTGGCCATCGACACGGAGGAGCGCCTCAAGGGGGTCATCGACCTCATCTTTGAGAAGGCCATCTCGGAGCCCAACTTCTCGGTGGCCTACGCCAACATGTGCCGCTGCCTCATGGGG CTGAAGGTGCCCACCACCGACAAGCCCACGGTCACTGTCAACTTCCGGAAGCTGCTGCTGAACAGGTGCCAGAAGGAATTTGAGAAGGACAAGGACGACGATGAAGTGTTCGAGAAGAAGCAGAAGGAGATGGACGAGGCTGCGACG GCAGAGGAACGGGGTCGCCTGAAGGAGGAGCTGGAGGAGGCCCGAGACGTGGCCCGACGGCGCTCCCTAGGCAACATCAAGTTCATCGGGGAGCTGTTCAAGCTGAAGATGCTGACGGAGGCCATCATGCACGACTGCGTGGTCAAGCTGCTGAAGAACCACGACGAGGAGTCTCTGGAGTGCCTCTGCCGGCTGCTCACCACCATCGGCAAAGACCTGGACTTCGAGAAGGCCAAG CCCCGCATGGATCAGTACTTCAACCAAATGGAGAAGATCATCAAGGAGAAGAAGACTTCGTCGCGGATCCGGTTTATGCTGCAGGACGTGCTGGATCTCCGAAGA AGCAGCTGGGTGCCCCGCCGCGGAGACCAGGGCCCCAAGACCATCGACCAGATTCACAAGGAGGCCGAGATGGAGGAACATCGTGAGCACATCAAAGTCCAGCAGCTCATGGCCAAGGGCGGGGACAAGCGTCGGGGGCCTCCAGGGCCTCCCCCAGGCA GCCGAGGGGGTCTGATCGTGGATGACGGAGGCTGGAATACTGTTCCTATCAGTAAAGGCAGCCGCCCCATTGATACCTCCCGACTCACCAAGATCACCAAG CCTGGATCCATTGACTCCAACAACCAGCTCTTTGCCCCTGGGGGACGCTTGAGTTGGGGCAAGGGCAGCAGTGGGGGCATGGGAGCCAAGCCTTCGGATTCAG CCACCGAGACAGCCCGACCATCCACTAGCACCTTGAACCGTTTCTCAGCCCTTCAGCAGGCAGCCCCCGCAGAGAGCGCAGACTCAAGGCGCGTGGTGCAAAG GAGCAGTCTGAGCCGGGAACGTGGCGAGAAAGCTGGGGACCGCGGGGACCGCCTGGAGCGTAGCGAGCGGGGAGGGGAGCGCGGGGACCGCCTGGACCGCGCTCGGGCCCAGATCCCCAAGCGGAGCTTCAGCAAGGAGGTGGAGGAGCGGAGCCGAGAGCGGCCTCTCCAAGCGGAGGGGCTGCGCAAGGCGGCCAGCCTGACCGAGGAGCGGGACCGCAGTCGGGACGCAG TGAAGCGGGAGGGAGCCTCTGCCCCCTCTGGACCCCCCAAGGCTGCGCTGTCTGAGGAAGAGCTGGAGAAGAAGTCAAAAGCCATCATTGAGGAGTTCCTGCATCTCAATGACATGAAG GAAGCGGTACAGTGTGTGCAGGAGCTCGCCTCGCCCTCGCTGCTTTTCATTTTCGTGCGGAACGGCATTGAGTCGACCCTGGAGCGCAGCACCATTGCCCGGGAGCACATGGGCCAGCTGTTGCACCAGCTTCTCTGTGCCGGGCACCTCAGCACCGCTCAATATTACCAAGG GCTCCATGAGATCCTGGAGGTGGCTGAAGACATGGAAATCGACATCCCCCACGTGTGGCTGTACTTGGCAGAACTGGTGACGCCTATCCTTCGGGAAGGCGGGGTGCCCATGGGGGAGTTCTTCAG GGAAATATCGAAGCCGCTGAAACCCCTAGGCAAAGCTTCCCCTCTGCTACTGGAGATCCTGGGGCTCCTGTGCAAAAGTGTG ggtcacaaaaaAGTTGGGGTACTGTGGCGAGAGGCTGGGCTCAGCTGGAAGGAATTCCTACGTGAGGACCAGGACATCAACTCCTTTGTTACTGAGCAG AAAGTGGAATACACCCTGGGAGAGGAGTCGGAACCTCCGAGCCGACGAGAGCTTTCCCCCGACGAGCTGAGCCAGCAGCTGAAGAAGCTGCTTAAGGAGAGCACCAGCAACCAGAGAATCTATGACTGGATAGAG GCCAACCTGAGCGAGCAGCAGGTGGCTTCCAATATCTTGGTCCGTGCACTCATGACCGCCGTCTGCTATTCAGCCATCATTT TCGAGTCCCCCCTGCGGGTGGATGTGGCCGTCCTGAAGGCCCGAGCGAAACTTCTACAGAAATATGTGAATGATGAGCAGAAGGAGCTGCAGGCGCTCTATGCCCTCCAGGCGCTGGTGGTCACCCTGGAGCAGCCAGCCA ACCTACTACGCATGTTCTTCGACGCGCTCTACGATGAGGACGTAGTCAAAGAGGAGGCCTTCTACAGCTGGGAGAGCAGCAAGGACCCCGCCGAGCAGCAGGGCAAGGGCGTGGCCCTCAAGTCTGTCACTGCCTTCTTCACGTGGCTGCGCGAGGCCGAGGACGAGTCTGACCACAACTGA